One Verrucomicrobiaceae bacterium genomic window carries:
- a CDS encoding prepilin-type N-terminal cleavage/methylation domain-containing protein — MRIPFGSREQASGFTLMETMLALLIFSIAAVALAEAIQQAGRTSDLIRRDMQIHDRMTALSAETMRLIALTQQGARPMIPDAVEAEGVSYKVVTRKIEDLVNKDKQLLDNIYEIITTAEWMEGGSLQTAEDVAWVFPPLMPRLQQ, encoded by the coding sequence ATGCGCATTCCTTTCGGCAGCCGAGAGCAGGCTTCGGGCTTCACTTTGATGGAGACGATGCTGGCGCTGCTCATTTTCAGCATCGCCGCCGTGGCGCTGGCAGAGGCTATCCAGCAGGCTGGCCGCACCTCTGACTTGATCCGGCGTGACATGCAGATCCATGATCGCATGACAGCTCTCTCCGCTGAGACGATGCGCCTCATCGCCCTGACGCAGCAGGGGGCACGTCCGATGATCCCAGATGCCGTGGAGGCTGAGGGCGTGAGCTATAAAGTCGTCACGCGGAAGATCGAAGATCTGGTCAATAAAGACAAACAACTGCTCGATAACATCTACGAGATCATCACCACCGCCGAGTGGATGGAGGGCGGCAGCCTGCAAACGGCGGAGGACGTGGCGTGGGTATTCCCCCCACTGATGCCGCGCCTACAGCAGTGA
- a CDS encoding arginine-tRNA-protein transferase has protein sequence MNEPPAQFHEAFICDSALPLIMDRLWAAGWRHFGNYFFRYSTQESDDGSEQRITPLRIRVADFRPSKSQRRVWMGNSGLRHEIAPVRMDDELRSLFQKHKTRFKSNVPESIEDFLGDTPERGPCVSRMLRVFDGERLLAASFFDVGAKAASSVYAMFDPTESNRRLGTYTLLLEVDFCRMHGLEHLYTGYATQEHSAYDYKKLFRPSEWLEWGAGWKILGDGSSVTI, from the coding sequence ATGAACGAACCTCCTGCGCAGTTCCACGAAGCATTCATCTGTGATTCGGCTCTGCCGTTGATCATGGATCGGCTGTGGGCAGCGGGATGGAGGCATTTTGGGAACTATTTTTTTCGGTATAGCACGCAGGAGTCTGATGACGGCTCTGAGCAGCGAATCACGCCCCTGCGCATCCGCGTGGCTGATTTTAGGCCGAGCAAGAGCCAGCGGCGTGTATGGATGGGGAATAGCGGCTTGCGGCACGAAATCGCCCCTGTGCGGATGGATGATGAACTGCGATCATTGTTTCAAAAACACAAAACACGCTTCAAATCGAATGTGCCGGAGTCGATCGAGGACTTTCTCGGTGATACACCGGAGCGTGGCCCGTGTGTGAGCCGCATGTTGCGTGTTTTTGATGGCGAGCGGCTGCTGGCGGCGAGCTTTTTCGATGTCGGTGCGAAAGCTGCCTCTAGTGTGTATGCGATGTTTGATCCCACGGAGTCAAATCGCCGCCTGGGGACTTATACACTGCTCCTAGAGGTGGACTTTTGCCGTATGCATGGCCTGGAGCATCTCTACACTGGTTATGCCACGCAGGAGCACAGTGCTTATGATTACAAAAAGCTGTTTCGCCCGAGTGAGTGGCTGGAGTGGGGAGCTGGCTGGAAAATCCTGGGTGACGGCAGCTCGGTTACGATTTAA
- a CDS encoding GNAT family N-acetyltransferase, which yields MASKKPSSTPFQMPLRFPVVKDGVTTEALMSFATDLDIRAVKRWKVSPKLSGKPAMRSRAADACEFAQLAAKRWRHYRDTKTFATSLVHLERLIADHSQGEFCFHLKVTADWFLGILGAAMVRRTWCHHLMIDFLFVHPSICGQLVGVKAVGLQMLQSVCLLARELGCKRVWGEATLDSAPFYERQLLRPIEELFAIEKHEIKMFAARVDNPGARA from the coding sequence ATGGCCTCGAAAAAGCCATCCTCCACACCGTTTCAGATGCCACTGCGCTTTCCGGTGGTGAAGGATGGCGTGACCACCGAGGCGTTGATGAGCTTTGCTACTGATCTCGATATTCGTGCCGTGAAGCGTTGGAAGGTCTCTCCCAAGCTGAGCGGCAAACCCGCTATGAGAAGCCGCGCTGCGGATGCGTGTGAGTTTGCCCAGCTCGCCGCCAAGCGCTGGCGGCACTACCGGGACACCAAGACGTTTGCTACCAGCCTTGTGCATTTGGAACGGCTCATCGCCGATCATTCCCAAGGAGAGTTTTGCTTTCACCTCAAGGTCACGGCGGACTGGTTTCTGGGCATCTTGGGGGCTGCGATGGTCCGGCGCACTTGGTGTCATCATCTGATGATCGACTTCCTTTTCGTGCATCCCAGCATCTGCGGGCAGCTTGTAGGAGTGAAGGCAGTCGGATTGCAGATGCTCCAATCTGTTTGTCTGCTGGCCCGCGAACTAGGCTGCAAACGTGTTTGGGGTGAGGCCACGCTCGACTCGGCTCCATTCTACGAACGCCAGCTACTCAGGCCGATTGAAGAACTGTTTGCGATCGAAAAGCACGAGATAAAGATGTTTGCAGCCCGCGTGGACAATCCTGGAGCCAGGGCTTGA